A single region of the Lepus europaeus isolate LE1 chromosome 1, mLepTim1.pri, whole genome shotgun sequence genome encodes:
- the LOC133765929 gene encoding transcription factor BTF3-like isoform X2 has translation MNQEKFAKLQAKLCMGGKGTPHRKKKVVHRTETVDDKKLQLSLKKLVINASGIEEVNMFTSQGTLNHFNKPKGRASEAANTVTGRAETKQPTETLPSTFSQRGADSLSSLSRLAEALPVQYLVGNIDEAPKDEAD, from the exons ATGAACCAGGAAAAATTTGCCAAACTGCAGGCAAAATTGTGCATGGGTGGGAAAGGAACCCCTCACAGAAAGAAGAAGGTGGTTCACAGAACAGAGACAGTTGATGATAAAAAGCTTCAGTTGTCCTTAAAGAAATTAGTGATTAATGCCTCTGGTATTGAAGAGGTAAATATGTTTACAAGCCAAGGAACACTGAACCATTTTAACAAACCTAAAGGTCGTGCTTCTGAGGCAGCAAACACTGTTACAGGTCGTGCTGAGACAAAGCAGCCAACAGAAACGCTCCCCAGCACCTTCAGCCAGCGTGGTGCAGACAGCCTGAGTAGTCTGAGCAGGCTGGCTGAAGCTCTACCAGTGCAAT ATCTTGTGGGGAATATTGATGAGGCCCCGAAGGATGAGGCAGACTGA
- the LOC133765929 gene encoding transcription factor BTF3-like isoform X1 has translation MNQEKFAKLQAKLCMGGKGTPHRKKKVVHRTETVDDKKLQLSLKKLVINASGIEEVNMFTSQGTLNHFNKPKGRASEAANTVTGRAETKQPTETLPSTFSQRGADSLSSLSRLAEALPVQSEDEEAPLATGEDDDDVEVPDLVGNIDEAPKDEAD, from the coding sequence ATGAACCAGGAAAAATTTGCCAAACTGCAGGCAAAATTGTGCATGGGTGGGAAAGGAACCCCTCACAGAAAGAAGAAGGTGGTTCACAGAACAGAGACAGTTGATGATAAAAAGCTTCAGTTGTCCTTAAAGAAATTAGTGATTAATGCCTCTGGTATTGAAGAGGTAAATATGTTTACAAGCCAAGGAACACTGAACCATTTTAACAAACCTAAAGGTCGTGCTTCTGAGGCAGCAAACACTGTTACAGGTCGTGCTGAGACAAAGCAGCCAACAGAAACGCTCCCCAGCACCTTCAGCCAGCGTGGTGCAGACAGCCTGAGTAGTCTGAGCAGGCTGGCTGAAGCTCTACCAGTGCAATCGGAGGATGAAGAAGCACCACTTGCTACTggagaagatgatgatgatgttgaAGTTCCAGATCTTGTGGGGAATATTGATGAGGCCCCGAAGGATGAGGCAGACTGA